In Acidisarcina polymorpha, the DNA window ATCTTCGCTTGCGCTAACGCTGTTGGTGCGGAGATGACAGTCATTGCGAGAGACATGAGGGCGAACGTTAGTATTCGCGGCCCACCTGCGCCAAAAAAGGAATTTTTCATCTGCTACCTTTATGCGGTTTCCGCGGCTACCACTTGCGGCCGCTAAAAAGAATCGATTTGTCAGACGAGCGGATGCATGAACTTGGGACAAACTGTTAAGGAGTCATTAGTGCAGATAATGAAGTGGGACGTCTTCACCACCGGCCAACCAACTGAAACTGGGGAATCCCATGGGATGCCCAGCGACAATAGCCTCAAACAAATTGCTTCTCACTGGTTTCATGCGGCTCCGCCCGGTACCGATTTGTATGGATGGTTTTAATGCCCTCTACGGCCGCAACGACTCCCGAATTTTCATCTTTGGGGTCATAGACAAGAACCCTGAACGTCTGTGATTCTTTGTAAGATCTCAACGCGATTACAGCTCCCGATCAATCCTCTGGTCAACAGTATCCAAGGCCGTCCCCGCGATGACGGGTCTGGAAAGCAATATCCTGATTAGAGTCGGCAACGCGCCGGCCGTAAAGAAGGCAGTTTATCGGAAGATAGGCAGGTTTAAGGAACCAGCTATGATTGGACCGACGACGCAACTCGGATCGCATCTTCTCGGACACGACGGCTCCAGTCCAGCTAGCATATGCTCAACTGTGTTCGACTTTTTGACATCGTTCAAGTAATCAGCGGCAAATGGACTACGTTTCTCATGATGGCGCTTGCTGAGCGACGGCAGCGCTTGGGAGAGCTCCGCCGGCTTTTCCCTGGCATTCGCAGCGAATGCCGAAGCAGACTTTGCATGACTTGCAACGCGATGGTTATGTAACACGAGTCGTATTCCCGACAAAGCCCCTAGCGTCGAATACAGCCTCAGTTCTCTTGGTCAATCGTTATTCGCTCAATTGCGAGGTGTATCCGATTGGGCCCGAACGAATCATGAAACTGTGGCGGAGGCTCGCGTCAAATTTGACAACGAGAAGCAGTCGACCCCAAGACTTCATTCCAGTAAGAGGTCAACTTTCACTAAGGGTCACCGAGTGAGTCCACGTCTGTGCTCGCGGGTAATTCCTGATTCTTGACTGCCCGAAGACGGCTGGTCGGACTGTCAGGCCGGAGCGAGATCAACATCCTTGTTGAACTAAGGGATACTTCTCCAGCATTCGTCGAATGTTTCCGTGTCACTTGCAGGCCACGCCGGCTGCCGGTTACCTATCTCTGCCTATCTTCTAAAAAGCTGCCATCTTGACTGTTTCGGCTCGTGCGCCTCCAATCAAGAGGACCTCCCTTTGAAGGGCGACGGTCTTGTTGCAAGTGTTCACGGAGCGTGAGTGTTTGATCGGCGTGGAGAAATGCTAAATGCACACAGGGGGCGGATCGCAGAGCCACAGGCGGGATTGCCAATAGAGTTCTTTGGATCGCCTTTATCTGGGCATGGCTATTCTAGGCTGTCGCTTCAACGCGACCATAGATGGCAATGGAATGGACTGAAGCTCGCACAATGGGATGCGGGAGAAATACTGCGCTATCGTCCTCCTGCCATACGCAGCTGCGTAGACATACTGGCTCATTTGTAGTCAACGGACTCCGGTCGGGGATCAGGCGTTGATATAGGGTTCTCGATGTATACAGCAGAGCGGTGTGATTGTGACAGACGAACGCAGATTCTACGAACTTCAACCTGAGGAGATTGACTGAAGATTGCACGCTCTAAACAGGCCATGACCGATCTCGATCCCTGAGCGATTTAAGTCGCGACCTAGAAAGTCTATATGGATGCGTCCGCCCGACTCTGTCGGACGCAGAAGTGGCTAAAGAACGAGGCGGATCACCGCTGAGCCCGACGCCGCAGAATTCGCAGGGAGGTTTGTCATGACGATTCCGCTCGTTGCTTCATTCTGGCTGATGCTGGCCTTTTACCTGATTCACATTCTCGACGAGTCTCTGCTAGGCGGAAGCTTCGTGGAGAAAGTGAGGAAGCACTGGTGGCCAGAATATTCCTGGGTTATGTTCTTCTGGTTCAACGCAGGTTACCTCGTTTTAATGAGCTCTTGCATCGTGCTGTACGACCGTCAAGGCGATCGCTACCTCTTCCTGCCGCTTGCTTGGGCGATTGAGCGCTTCTGCAATAGCATCTGGCACATATGGTGGGCGGTTCGTTATCGCGAATACTCTCCCGGGCTGCTCACGTGCATCTTAATTTGGATGCAGACCTATTTCATCCTTGCATATCATCCCTCATCTCAATGGGGCGATTGACACACCATTGCGTTAGGACTTCTGCTGGGACTTTCCGCTGCAGCTTTCATTAGTTTTTACATTCCACTAGTCAAGGGATCGGCCTACCGATCTCACAGCCGATAAAAAGGGAGACCGCCAATGAAAGAGGGGAAGACAATCGGAAACTGCCAGACGGGGGAGTTGTG includes these proteins:
- a CDS encoding winged helix-turn-helix transcriptional regulator, encoding MLNCVRLFDIVQVISGKWTTFLMMALAERRQRLGELRRLFPGIRSECRSRLCMTCNAMVM
- a CDS encoding HXXEE domain-containing protein, encoding MTIPLVASFWLMLAFYLIHILDESLLGGSFVEKVRKHWWPEYSWVMFFWFNAGYLVLMSSCIVLYDRQGDRYLFLPLAWAIERFCNSIWHIWWAVRYREYSPGLLTCILIWMQTYFILAYHPSSQWGD